A genomic region of Choristoneura fumiferana chromosome 15, NRCan_CFum_1, whole genome shotgun sequence contains the following coding sequences:
- the LOC141435459 gene encoding uncharacterized protein: MSRENLHEDFADASTADGQVCRVGVRVPPFNADEPALWFAQIEAQFQLSKITVDETKFYYVAGQLEARYALEVKDIITNPPAADKYIKIKTELIKRLSASQEKRTRQLLVREELGDRSPSQFLRHLQNLAGTAATSDLLKTIWIDRLPHNVQTILASQSDQPLEKLADLADRVFELAPQIPHVATTSGSAVNYAPVPQVSFASASPSDALMQQVSELTRQVALLTSNYRRGRTHSRSRSASSSRRYSSRSRSRMPQPPPNHPHCFYHYNFNEKARKCRQPCNYNAENFPGGRK, from the coding sequence ATGTCGCGAGAAAATTTACACGAAGACTTCGCTGATGCCTCCACAGCCGATGGGCAGGTATGTCGTGTTGGTGTCCGCGTGCCGCCGTTCAACGCGGACGAGCCGGCGCTTTGGTTCGCGCAGATAGAGGCGCAATTTCAACTATCGAAAATAACGGTTgacgaaacgaaattctattacgTCGCTGGCCAGCTAGAGGCGCGTTATGCACTCGAAGTAAAGGATATTATAACTAACCCTCCCGCTGCCgataagtacataaaaattaaaactgaattAATTAAACGCCTCTCGGCGTCTCAGGAAAAACGTACCCGGCAACTTCTCGTTCGTGAAGAGCTCGGCGACCGCAGCCCGTCGCAATTTCTACGGCATTTACAAAACTTAGCCGGTACCGCTGCGACGTCCGATCTACTCAAGACAATATGGATCGACCGTTTGCCGCATAATGTACAAACTATACTTGCGTCGCAGTCGGACCAACCTCTAGAGAAACTTGCGGATTTAGCCGATAGGGTGTTTGAACTTGCTCCCCAGATTCCCCATGTCGCAACTACCTCAGGCTCCGCTGTCAACTACGCACCAGTACCACAAGTTTCCTTCGCGTCCGCCTCGCCTTCTGATGCCTTGATGCAGCAAGTCAGTGAACTTACCAGGCAAGTTGCTTTGTTGACGAGTAACTACCGAAGAGGACGCACACACTCTCGCTCACGCTCGGCGTCGTCGTCAAGAAGGTACAGCAGCCGCTCCCGTTCGAGGATGCCCCAGCCGCCGCCTAATCACCCGCATTGCTTCTACCACTACAACTTTAATGAAAAAGCGCGCAAATGCAGACAGCCGTGCAACTACAACGCGGAAAACTTCCCGGGCGGTCGGAAATAG